The following are encoded together in the Lathyrus oleraceus cultivar Zhongwan6 chromosome 3, CAAS_Psat_ZW6_1.0, whole genome shotgun sequence genome:
- the LOC127130283 gene encoding uncharacterized protein LOC127130283: MSEIRDHMTTKGKMLGLTTKFLMNKAQYFARMRSVDAFEDVFALLIYGLFLFPIFDDFVAMDAIKILLIGNPVSTLLADAYHSVHMRNSYSGGMITCCVPILYKWFISHLPRSHSFWDLKDGLLWSHKIMSLTHSDIIWYSRDYDGVSIIDSCGGFSNVPLLGTKGGISYNPILARRQLGYPMRDKLKNIHLEGLFFKECEDCKALNAWRHVHKLEKKVLGKTNCVSLEPYLKWVQDRAIILEMPYPRQEPFPLADKEPTYIFMTDAKKLKIALTKTHRERDAWKNKYQIINNEDEELQRQLKMKNKGKLSNKKRRVQEYLFSYGVQSNTPWKLIVDKLVLEKAEMEEQIKKLNLRLLWESP, translated from the coding sequence atgtcagagatcagggATCATATGACCACAAAAGGAAAAATGCTTGGTTTGACAACTAAGTTTCTAATGAACAAAGCTCAGTATTTTGCTAGAATGAGGAGTGTGGATGCTTTTGAGGATGTTTTTGCTCTACTTATCTATGGATTGTTCCTCTTTCCTATTTTTGATGACTTCGTTGCCATGGATGCCATCAAGATCTTATTAATAGGAAATCCAGTTTCTACTTTGCTTGCTGATGCCTATCATTCTGTTCATATGAGGAATTCTTACAGCGGAGGAATGATTACATGTTGTGTGCCTatattgtacaagtggtttatttctcacttgcccAGGTCTCATTCTTTTTGGGATCTTAAGGATGGTCTTTTATGGTCACATAAGATTATGTCGCTCACACATTCAGATATTATTTGGTATAGTCGTGACTATGATGGAGTTAGTATCATTGATAGTTGTGGAGGATTTTCTAATGTACCTCTCCTTGGTACAAAAGGAGGCATCAGTTACAACCCAATCCTAGCTCGACGTCAACTCGGTTATCCAATGAGAGATAAGCTAAAGAATATTCACTTGGAGGGTTTGTTCTTTAAGGAATGTGAAGATTGCAAAGCGCTCAACGCTTGGCGCCATGTTCATAAGCTAGAAAAGAAAGTCTTAGGGAAGACAAATTGTGTCTCCTTAGAACCTTATCTTAAATGGGTGCAAGATAGGGCCATCATCTTGGAAATGCCTTATCCTCGCCAAGAGCCTTTTCCTTTAGCTGACAAAGAACCTACCTATATCTTCATGACTGATGCAAAGAAGTTGAAGATTGCTTTGACCAAAACGCATCGAGAAAGGGACGCTTGGAAGAACAAGTAtcaaatcatcaacaatgaggatgaagaacttcaaaggcaattGAAGATGAAGAATAAAGGAAAGCTCTCCAACAAGAAGAGGAGGGTGCAAGAGTATTTATTTTCCTATGGCGTTCAGTCAAATACTCCTTGGAAGTTGATCGTGGACAAGCTTGTGCTCGAGAAGGCTGAGATGGAAGAACAAATTAAGAAGCTCAACTTGAGGCTACTATGGGAATCTCCTTAG
- the LOC127130284 gene encoding uncharacterized protein LOC127130284, whose product MDEKEKEMERVNEELTDLRGNIGQIMEMLQVIRAKMDTQPTIVSEIINPVITPQPAVTTPTTWPPFGLPYGFVPPPQGQSTQHTVPLTTEFNQVIPTFSPTTMHTRVQPYFDDHQQVYDIPDMSEEGDERHEKLRENVETIEKRVRAMEGDQIIGVASREMCLASGLVIPAKFKTPNLDQYEGATCPKSHLIMYYRKMASHVDNDKLMIHCF is encoded by the coding sequence ATGGACGAGAAAGAGAAAGAGATGGAAAGAGTCAATGAAGAGCTTACAGATCTACGTGGGAATATAGGTCAAATCATGGAGATGTTGCAAGTAATACGTGCAAAGATGGATACTCAACCCACAATTGTTTCTGAGATCATCAATCCAGTGATTACTCCTCAGCCAGCAGTTACTACTCCAACAACTTGGCCTCCCTTTGGTCTTCCTTATGGTTTTGTGCCTCCTCCTCAAGGACAGTCCACTCAACACACAGTTCCATTAACTACTGAATTTAATCAAGTGATTCCTACTTTTTCACCCACTACCATGCACACTCGAGTTCAACCGTACTTCGATGATCATCAACAAGTGTATGATATACCTGATATGTCTGAAGAAGGTGATGAAAGACATGAAAAGCTGAGAGAAAATGTTGAAACCATTGAGAAAAGGGTGAGAGCAATGGAAGGTGATCAGATCATTGGTGTTGCTTCCAGAGAAATGTGCCTTGCATCTGGATTGGTGATCCCTGCAAAATTCAAGACACCCAACCTTGATCAATATGAAGGAGCTACTTGTCCCAAAAgtcatctcatcatgtattaTAGAAAGATGGCATCTCACGTGGACAATGACAAACTCATGATCCACTGTTTCTAA